The Chitinophaga sp. H8 region GACCATGAACTTTATAGCAAAGAATCCAGGCTTGTGACCCAGGTAATTGCCGATAGCGCACCACTTTATGAAAAAGCAAGCATTGATGAGTTCTATATGGATGTTTCCGGAATGGGGACGTATTGTTCGAGTGCCAGAAAATTTCTGACGGAGTTAAAAGGAAAGATCCATCAACATACCGGACTTCCGATCACCTATGCCCTGGCTTCCAATAAATTGGTGAGTAAAGTAGCAACCAATGAAGTTAAGCCCAATGGAAAAGCAGAGATTTTTTTTGGGGAGGAAAAAAGCTATCTGGCACCTCTGCGGGTCGAAAAAATGCCCGGCATAGGGGAAAAGACTTCGCTGGTCTTAAAGGATTGGGGAATTAAAACCATTAAACTGCTCTCGGAAACCCCGGTAGAGATCCTAACACATAAATTTGGAAAGGCCGGTAGTGATATGTCCCGCAAGGCCAACGGAATTGATGAGTCGCCGGTAATTCCATTTAGTGAACAGAAAAGCATTTCCACTGAGGCAACCTATGACAATGATACCATTGACGTACAATTTCTGCGCGGACAGTTGATCCGCATGACCGAAAAAATCAGCTTTGAACTACGGCAACAGGCCAAACTGACCGGGTGCGTGACTGTTAAGATCAAATATGCAGATTTTACAACGGTAACCAAACAATGTTCTATAGGCTATACAGCATCAGATGATGTATTGATCAGCACGGCCAAAGACCTGTTTGACCGGTTATATGACAGAAGGATATTAGTCCGGCTGGTCGGTATACGCTATTCTGATCTGGTGGCCGGGCATCCTCAGATCAGTCTTTTTGAGCAAACCCAGGAAACAGTCAGGCTCTATCAAACATTGGATGAAATCAGGAAGAAATTTGGGGCAGGTGCGGTGATGCGTGCCATTGGGGTAGAAAAGAAGAAATAGCCATGTACCTGAATTGCAAAACATATTTTTCATATCGCTGGGGCACCTTCAGTACCTCCCAGTTGGTCGAGGCTGCCGGGCAGGCGGGGGCCACTTCACTGGCTTTAACCAATATCAATAATACAAGTGACATCTGGAGCTTTGTAAAGCTGGCACAACAGGCAGGGATAAAACCAGTCGCGGGCGTTGAATTTCGCAACCAGGATAAACTGTGTTACGTGATGCTGGCTAAAAATAATGAAGGCTTTGCGAAGATCAACCGGTTTTTATCTCAGCATTTGGTAAATAAACAAGCATTTCCTGACCTCCCTGAAATGGACCAGGACGTGTATATCATCTATCCCTTTGCTCATGGTTTGCCGGATCACCTTGAGGCTAATGCTTTCATTGGCATACAGGCCACTGAAATTAATAAGCTCTTTGGGGTGGACATGAAACGATATGGTCAGAAGATGGTGATTCTTCAACCGGTCACCTTTCAAAATAAAACCTATTATGAATTGCACCAATTCTTAAGGGCTATTGATAAGAATGAAATCATCAGCAAACTTCAACCGGGGGATATCGCCGGTAAGCACGAATTTTTTGTGGCCGCGGGCCGTCTGATTGCAGCATTTAAAGACTACCCGCTATTGGTGAGCAATACCTTTCAATTGTTGGATGCGTGCAGTATTCAGATGGATTTTAAAATAGATAAGAACAAGAAAATTTTTACCGCTAGTAAAGAAGATGATTATGAGCTGTTGGTGAAATTGACCTATGAAGGAATGGAAAAGCGGTATGGGAAGAACAATGTGAAGGCTGGTTTGAGGGTTGCCCAGGAATTGAAAGTGATCTCGGATCTTAATTTTGTCACCTATTTTCTGATTGCCCAAAATATCGTTCAGGAGGCCAGTTATCGTGGATACTATCATGTCGGCAGGGGGAGCGGCGCTAATTCTATTGTGGCTTATTGTTTGCGGATTACAGATGTGGACCCGATTGAACTGGATCTATATTTTGAACGGTTTCTCAACAGCAGCCGAACCTCCCCGCCAGATTTTGACTTGGATTTTTCCTGGCAGGACAGAGATGATATGATTGATTATGTGTTCAAGCGTTATGGGAAGGAGCATGTAGCACTGTTGGGGATGTTTTCTACTTTTCAGGGTAGTTCTGCAATAAGGGAATTGGGAAAAGTATTGGGGCTTCCTAAAATGGAAATTGACGGGTTGGTTGAAGGACAATTTCATTCGGGGGACAAAAACCATGAGAAGATCAAAATGCTCGCCCCTTTAATGCTGGACTTTCCAAATCATCTTTCGATTCACCCTGGGGGGATGCTCATCTGTGAAGAGCCGATTTTCGGGTACACCGCGCTGGATCTACCACCAAAGGGCTTTCGGATTACGCAGATAGATATGGTTGTTGCCGAAGATATCGGCTTGTATAAATTTGATATTCTCTCTCAGCGGGGGTTAGGACATATCCGTGAGGCTATTGATATTGTCAAACAAACCAGGGGCATTGACGTGGACATTCATGCAATAGAGAAATTTAAAAAAGATCCCAAACTGGCAGAGAATATCAGATCAGGCAATACGATCGGGTGTTTCTATATTGAATCTCCTGCCATGCGGCAATTGCTAAAAAAACTGCGCTGTGAGGATTATTTACGTCTGGTGGCCGCGAGTTCTATTATCCGTCCGGGAGTTGGGCAATCTGGAATGATGCAGCAATATATCTACCGGTTCAACAATCCAGGAAAATTTGAATACCTGCACCCGGTGATGGAAGAGTTGTTACAGGAAACCTATGGGATCATGGTCTATCAGGAAGATGTGATCAAAGTATGTATTCATTTTGCAGGCATGAGTGGTGAAGATGCTGACATTTTGCGAAGAGGAATGTCAGGTAAATTCAGGTCAAAGCAAGAGATGGAACGTGTGTCGGAGAGCTTTCACCAGGGTGCGAGGTCTTTATGCAGGCCGGAGCCGATCATCACTGAGGTGTGGCGTCAAATCTCCAGCTTTGCGGGGTATTCTTTTAGTAAAGCGCATTCGGCAAGTTATGCGGTGGAAAGCTATCAGAGTTTATTCTTAAAATCATACTACCCGGTAGAATTTATGGTCGCTGTCATTAACAATTTTGGTGGTTTTTATTCCCGCGAACTGTATTTTCATGAACTCGCCAAAACAGGAGTCAAGGTTCATGGGCCTTGTATAAACCATTCGGTACACCTGACCAGTATTGTGCGCGGAGAAGTGTATGTTGGATTTATCCATGTGAAGGGACTGGAAAAAAAGACCATAGATTCCTTGCTTGATAACCGGGCAAAGAATGGTAGATATATAGACCTACAGGATTTTGTAGACCGTACGCACATTACTGAAGAACAGTTGTACTTGCTGGTCAAAGTGGGTGGGCTGGGCTTTACAGGTATTCCAAAAAGGGAACTTTTAATTCAGGGAAGTTTTGTTTGCCGTCCAGTTGATAAGCGTTTTAGCGGCATGGACAATCTTTTCGGGGAACAGAAAAAGACCTTTAAGTTGCCGTCTTTAGAACAAACCATGATCGAAGACCGTATCCAGGAACTGGAGATATTGGAATTTCCACTAGGCAATATCTTTGAGATCGTGGATGCTGACGTAAAGCAATTTCCATTGGCTCGGGACCTTGAAGGCCATATCAATCAGCAGGTGACCTGCCTGGGCTATTTGATCTGTACAAAATATGCAGTAACTAAAAAAGACAAGCGAACAATGAAATTCGGGAGTTGGTTGGACGCTTCCGGGGCCTGGTTGGATACGGTTCACTTTCCAGACAGCAATGCGATGTATCCATTTAAGGGCCGTGGTTTTTATCAATTTACGGGCAAAGTGGTTATGGAATTTGGGGTGATCACAATTGTCGTGGAAACTATGCAAAAGATAGGCATCAAGTCGGTAGATTAATTAGTTGGACAAATGTTATTCATTTGTTATTCAAAAAAATCGGGGGCCAGGTTAACGGAACAAGCGTACCTGGAGTACTAAATTGAATATTACTTGGCAAACGTTGAGGCGGACCAAAGATTCGCAAGGGGACCTATTTACTATGCCTAAGTGAAGGAATTTAATTTGATCTGTACTATTTAACTCCTAAGAATGAATAGGATTATGTTATGGGCATTGATGCTGTGGAGCATTAATGCCCCGGCCAGGCAGTATATACACAATTCGACCAGTCTGTATTTGCAAACCGATAAACACATTTATACTCCTTCAGAAAGGGTATGGTTTACAGGCTACATGCTTAACCTGGATACAAGTGTTGACTATCATACCATGTATGTTTCGTTGCTTGATCCGATCGCTCACAAACCTGTTTTGCTGGAGAAATTCATTTTAAGTTCCGGGGTTTGTTATGGTATGCTGGACCTTCCCGATAGCTTGCGCAGTGGGGATTATCCGCTAATTGCATTCACTAATAATTATCTTTTGGACAGCATTGAGCAGGAATTTCACCAGTGGGTTTCCGTGCGGCGTCCTGGGGAGCGTCCGTTTATACCGTCCCATGTAGAGGGCTTTAAAAGCCCTGCGACTCAGCAGAAGATTGACGAATGTAAACCCATTGTGAGCCTGAGCGCA contains the following coding sequences:
- a CDS encoding DNA polymerase III subunit alpha; translation: MYLNCKTYFSYRWGTFSTSQLVEAAGQAGATSLALTNINNTSDIWSFVKLAQQAGIKPVAGVEFRNQDKLCYVMLAKNNEGFAKINRFLSQHLVNKQAFPDLPEMDQDVYIIYPFAHGLPDHLEANAFIGIQATEINKLFGVDMKRYGQKMVILQPVTFQNKTYYELHQFLRAIDKNEIISKLQPGDIAGKHEFFVAAGRLIAAFKDYPLLVSNTFQLLDACSIQMDFKIDKNKKIFTASKEDDYELLVKLTYEGMEKRYGKNNVKAGLRVAQELKVISDLNFVTYFLIAQNIVQEASYRGYYHVGRGSGANSIVAYCLRITDVDPIELDLYFERFLNSSRTSPPDFDLDFSWQDRDDMIDYVFKRYGKEHVALLGMFSTFQGSSAIRELGKVLGLPKMEIDGLVEGQFHSGDKNHEKIKMLAPLMLDFPNHLSIHPGGMLICEEPIFGYTALDLPPKGFRITQIDMVVAEDIGLYKFDILSQRGLGHIREAIDIVKQTRGIDVDIHAIEKFKKDPKLAENIRSGNTIGCFYIESPAMRQLLKKLRCEDYLRLVAASSIIRPGVGQSGMMQQYIYRFNNPGKFEYLHPVMEELLQETYGIMVYQEDVIKVCIHFAGMSGEDADILRRGMSGKFRSKQEMERVSESFHQGARSLCRPEPIITEVWRQISSFAGYSFSKAHSASYAVESYQSLFLKSYYPVEFMVAVINNFGGFYSRELYFHELAKTGVKVHGPCINHSVHLTSIVRGEVYVGFIHVKGLEKKTIDSLLDNRAKNGRYIDLQDFVDRTHITEEQLYLLVKVGGLGFTGIPKRELLIQGSFVCRPVDKRFSGMDNLFGEQKKTFKLPSLEQTMIEDRIQELEILEFPLGNIFEIVDADVKQFPLARDLEGHINQQVTCLGYLICTKYAVTKKDKRTMKFGSWLDASGAWLDTVHFPDSNAMYPFKGRGFYQFTGKVVMEFGVITIVVETMQKIGIKSVD
- the dinB gene encoding DNA polymerase IV, whose translation is MTAGERRIAHFDLDTFFVSVERKHDRRLNGVPVIVGGGTRGVVASCSYEARVFGVRSGMSMRQARVLCPDAIVVSGDHELYSKESRLVTQVIADSAPLYEKASIDEFYMDVSGMGTYCSSARKFLTELKGKIHQHTGLPITYALASNKLVSKVATNEVKPNGKAEIFFGEEKSYLAPLRVEKMPGIGEKTSLVLKDWGIKTIKLLSETPVEILTHKFGKAGSDMSRKANGIDESPVIPFSEQKSISTEATYDNDTIDVQFLRGQLIRMTEKISFELRQQAKLTGCVTVKIKYADFTTVTKQCSIGYTASDDVLISTAKDLFDRLYDRRILVRLVGIRYSDLVAGHPQISLFEQTQETVRLYQTLDEIRKKFGAGAVMRAIGVEKKK